One Suncus etruscus isolate mSunEtr1 chromosome 13, mSunEtr1.pri.cur, whole genome shotgun sequence genomic region harbors:
- the VPS26C gene encoding vacuolar protein sorting-associated protein 26C, whose product MATSLDIKIKRANKVYHAGEVLSGVVVVSGKDAVQHQGLSLTVEGSVNLQLSAKSVGVFEAFYNSVKPIQILNSTMEMVKPGKFPSGRTEIPFEFPLLVKGGKVLYETYHGVFINIQYTLRCDMRRSLLAKDLTKTCEFIVHSAPQKGKLSPTPVDFTITPETLQNVKERALLPKFLIRGHLSSTNCVITQPLTGELVVESSEAAVRSVELQLVRVETCGCAEGYSRDATEIQNIQIADGDVCRGLPIPIHMVFPRLFTCPTLETTNFKIEFEVNVVVLLQADHLITENFPLKLCRV is encoded by the exons ATGGCGACGTCCCTCGATATTAAGATTAAGCGAGCGAACAAGGTGTATCATGCTGGG GAGGTGCTATCCGGGGTGGTGGTCGTCTCCGGGAAGGATGCGGTGCAGCACCAGGGACTGTCCCTGACCGTGGAGGGCAGCGTGAACCTCCAGCTCAGTGCCAAGAGCGTGGGCGTCTTCGAGGCCTTCTACAATTCCGTCAAG CCCATCCAGATCCTCAACAGCACGATGGAGATGGTGAAGCCAGGGAAGTTCCCCAGTGGCAGGACCGAGATCCCCTTCGAGTTCCCCCTGCTCGTCAAGGGGGGCAAAGTCCTGTACGAGACCTACCATGGCGTGTTCATCAACATCCAG TATACCCTGCGCTGCGACATGAGGCGGTCGCTGCTGGCCAAGGACCTCACCAAGACCTGCGAGTTCATCGTCCACTCTGCG CCGCAGAAGGGAAAACTGAGTCCAACCCCCGTGGACTTCACCATCACCCCCGAAACCCTACAGAACGTCAAAGAG CGTGCCCTGCTGCCCAAGTTCCTCATCCGAGGCCACCTCAGCTCCACCAACTGCGTCATCACGCAGCCGCTGACAGGCGAGCTGGTGGTGGAGAGCTCGGAGGCGGCGGTGCGCAGCGTGGAGCTGCAGCTGGTGCGCGTGGAGACGTGCG GATGCGCAGAGGGCTACTCCCGCGACGCCACCGAGATCCAGAACATCCAGATCGCCGACGGTGACGTGTGCCGGGGCCTCCCTATCCCCATCCACATGGTCTTCCCGCGCCTCTTCACCTGCCCCACGCTCGAGACCACCAACTTCAAAATCG AATTTGAGGTCAACGTGGTGGTGCTGCTCCAGGCCGACCACCTTATCACTGAGAACTTCCCGCTGAAGCTCTGCAGGGTCTAG